The Lolium rigidum isolate FL_2022 chromosome 2, APGP_CSIRO_Lrig_0.1, whole genome shotgun sequence genomic interval ATCAGCAGGCCAGCTACATCCATACTTCTCCCTCCATCAGATGCAGAACATCAGGCCATGAGTATCCTCTCAGCAATCCCGCTTGATCTTCAGGCTGGGATGGACATTGCATCTATGGTTCTGAACCAATCTTCCATTACACTCTCCAACATGGAAAGATCAACTCCCACAAACATTGAGTTTGCGCAGCCGCAACAATGCAACAGCAACATGATCAACAGATGCATGGTCGACTTGCCTGATATCAGCAACAACGTCGACGGAGCTCCACGGTCCATCAGTTTCCCGTACAACCTGCAAGGTCCACTTTCTGATGAGTGGAGGGCGACCGTGCCTTGGGACTCACTCCCTTGCACCACTGAGGTCACCACGAATTACCAGCCGACCAAGTGCTACACTTGATTTGTACTCTGTAGCAAtgtagattttgttttagaatgcAGTAGAGAAAAGTAGCAATGTTGATTTGGTTTCAGAATGCAGTAGAGATTAGTGTCTGCCTCCATCTGCTAGTATTACTGTTAGCATGAAGAGGTATTAGAAATTCGGTCTGTTAACAGTTGGGCAGTGTTAGTGACCAGCGCCAGCGCCAGCCTTGGAACTAGTATTTCGATCTGTTAACAGTGAAGCTAACAGAGTTATTAGAAAGCAATGTACCACTATGTAAGGAATTAGCATGCATTCATGGAACTGATCACCCTTCTGTGCAATCTGTTGTACCTCTCTCATATGTAAAGCTGTAAGCGCGATTCATTTCCAGTTTTGTCCATAGTTGCATGTACTGCAGAATTGTGCTATGTATCTGTTTCGACGAGCTATATACTACTTCGTACCTCTGATCCTCACCACTTCACTATTTCTCAAGAAATTATACTGAGTATCTCTGATCCACTCGACTTCATCTTTATTCCCTCTAGTATTTGAGAACATGGAGAGTTGTCGGTGCACATACCTTGTGCAGAAAGATCGTTTGTATCAGAAGAAACGGCTCGCTTGCATGACACCATGTTGCGAGCGGCAGAACTTGGGTTCTGAAGTGGCGGGGCTTAGTAGAAACTGGTTAGTTCACGACGCATGGCGGCGTGCGATGCAGTTCCACGGCGACAGCGACGGCGCTGGTGCTGCCCCGTTTGCGCACCGGCGCGAGGAAGTCTCGATGGGGGCATTTCGCCGAAAGACTGGCGCGCCCCCCAAACCGGGGCTTGCGGTCTGCGATGCATCAGAGCCGCTCGCGCCATGGAAGCACTGTCCCTGCTCATATTGAGTCTGCGATCTCGACGGAGCAGACGGGGAATTTTTTTGACGTTTCCGGCGGCCGGCCAGATGATGCAGGAGCAGTTGCCGGCCTGCCGCCAGGACATGCGGAGAATTTGATGTTTCAGATTAGCACAACAAGGCCACTGAAATTTATCGCTCAGATTGGATGGTACAAATGGGCCGACATCTATTGCAAGGGCCTGTTAAGGATTAGACAGGCCCATTTGAGAACGTTTGGCCTATTCAACAATCATGAGCTCCCAATCCCATCTAAAATAACAAtcatgagaaaaaaaaacaataataatgaaCCTGTGGAAGTTGCTGGTTTTTACTTCAAAAGCCATTTCATAAGCCGACAGAGAAAACCTAGCCTTACTGACACAAAATATGATTGTGAACTATGATTGTCGAAGTTGTTGGCTTTACTTCAAAATCCATTTGATAAGCCGACCGAGAAAACTTAGCCCTTCCTGACCCAAATTTCGCATATAGCTTGTATATTGCTAAAAGCAGTGGGATTTTTATAGTTCTTTGTgctattgttgatgattattaatagatcgaaaaaaaattaaaaaattcttATAACATGCTAGCTCTAGATTTTACACAAAAGTTACAAGCGCTTCAACCTTCCCGAATGAGTTAAGGATGGAAATTTTATCCATGCATGCAGGTACCCATGGAAACTGAACCGGACAAGCAAGGTTTAGAGGCCATTTTCCCCATGGATCTTGTTGGGTAGGTACTAGCAAACTCCCTGGCTCGAACATGGGTGTAATTTATCTCTACGGATACCCGTTGCATAGACATGTGGGTCTCGTATGGCAGTGATACAAATCTATGTGTACCCAAACTAGCAAATTTCCTAGTAAACACCCTCTCTTCCGTCACTCCTCCCCATGGCACCTATACATGCAATCAGCACTACTAGGAAACACAATGGGACAAGGTTTCAACTTTTTGTGGCGCATATGCCACCACTAAATTTTATTTCTGTAGCGCATGTgctgaaaaattcaaaaattcaaaattcaaaaaaataggaaaataaaATTGAAATAATCTCGAAAATCCCAATATTTGAATTTTTCGAACATCTAATCACACTTCAAACATAACTCAAATGATATCGAAATGATGCCTTCCCACTAGGTCACCAATCCTCAAATTACTCCAACTCAAGTTCTACATTCTGTTTGATTGACCTACCCTTATGCTACTAAAGTTCTTATTGATATTAATATCATATCAACCTCTTAAACCTTGTCTGTGTATATGTCAATATGTATGTGTAGATGTGTGGCTGGTTTATTTGTGGtatgtgtatatatatgtattttttaattttaaaaaaacttCAATGTTTTAAAAAGagaattcaaaaaaattagaaaaaatgtaaaaattcaaaaattcaaaaaaatcgagaaatccaaaaaaataatatAAATTTCAAAAAGactatttaaaaaaataaaggtTAAAAAATTGGAAAGAATCTAAAAAAtcgaattttttaaaaaaaaatcaaaagaatcttgaaaataaaaaggaatattaaaaaaatcaaaaaatagaaattaaaaaacaatttaaaaagaaaacaaaaatcctAGAAGTTTGAAAATTGGAAAAGAttctaaaaattcaaaaaaattaaaatttaaaaatttaaaaaccaAAAAGTTCAGAAAAATCTAGAATTGAAATTTCAAAACAGAATATAAATTTAAATATATAgaatttaaaaattcaaaaatatctAAATTTAGCATTTCAAAAAAATAGATCTGATTTTCGATTCTTTGGCGCATATTGCTATATGCGCCAGAGAAACGTCATATTTTTGTTCAGTAGCTCCTCCGATGTCCCACCAAGGCTTCAAGTTCAAGGGTGTCATGCTCCCTAAGATGCGGCCAACAAAATACATGTGGAAGGACAACTCTAAATATACTATATTTATGTGATGTCGCCACCGGCTCATTGTTCTGAAGAAGACACCAAAAGAACCTAACGAAGAACATGAAGCCAGCTGGTAAGGGTTCGTGGTCCGCCGCGCCTCTAAGGTCCATGGCTATCGGAGGCAGGCTGAATAGGTGGCATCGCCGACGAGGGGGACGTAACCTACACACTTCTACAATCGCCTCTCCCCCTTGGGGCTGTACGTA includes:
- the LOC124691163 gene encoding uncharacterized protein LOC124691163, whose amino-acid sequence is MTNIISSNIQFTGSAYFPSVVSSCQNTLSIIDSISRPATSILLPPSDAEHQAMSILSAIPLDLQAGMDIASMVLNQSSITLSNMERSTPTNIEFAQPQQCNSNMINRCMVDLPDISNNVDGAPRSISFPYNLQGPLSDEWRATVPWDSLPCTTEVTTNYQPTKCYT